The proteins below are encoded in one region of Podarcis raffonei isolate rPodRaf1 chromosome 6, rPodRaf1.pri, whole genome shotgun sequence:
- the SPATA2 gene encoding spermatogenesis-associated protein 2 has translation MDAKYKDDVFRKYVQFHESKLNTSDKKQHSVSDECLQVTASTLLCFPKIDPFYRFRLIKFYEIVENSLRSLKSSSLRSLQNAFGVLESVGVNLFLYPWKKEFKNIKTYTGPFVYYVKSTIPDEDIRQILNSMGYIQELGTMYKLKDMVDTLQVKMVSFELFLAKLECEQLIEIHLQVKDKGYTELDIVNERKNSSDVRGCSDALKRRAECKENLNTSMSRMVLQKSASERGCKDYFKPKVSKASKSVDAYDSYLENKKPPLMTSLSLRKEPILVDTEDDIKDEIIRPSPSLLAMSSSPHGCSDEYLPVSSHTNGILRTGIPYSTYYSPQDDLDLYTDSDSRSMFKRQEPTKHDVWLLKNDANPTYHKRTHLAKDTTSLKCQNCGLSCGTSICQKCDNLLICRQEYPPMKQSSYSLKTLASEGISSGSVIREKPQYMLQTQDRVSQYSSKSKPSGSSRCGFCNRPGATNTCTFCSKVSCDPCLTAYYYDPCCRKSELHRFLPNNQLNYKSNQLPHMVYR, from the exons ATGGATGCAAAATATAAAGACGATGTATTTAGGAAGTATGTACAGTTTCATGAATCCAAATTGAATACCTCTGACAAGAAGCAGCACTCAGTTAGTGATGAGTGTCTACAAGTGACAGCTTCAACCTTACTCTGTTTTCCCAAGATTGATCCCTTCTACAGATTCCGGCTGATAAAATTTTATGAGATAGTTGAAAATTCACTTAGGTCCTTGAAATCTTCAAGTTTGCGTTCACTCCAAAATGCATTTGGCGTTCTGGAATCAGTTGGAGTTAATCTTTTTCTTTACCCTTGGAAGAAGGAATTCAAAAATATAAAG ACTTACACAGGACCTTTTGTTTATTATGTAAAGTCTACAATACCAGATGAGGATATAAGACAGATACTTAACTCAATGGGATACATCCAGGAACTTGGAACTATGTATAAACTCAAAGACATGGTTGATACCCTCCAGGTAAAGATGGTATCATTTGAACTTTTCTTGGCCAAATTAGAGTGTGAACAATTGATTGAAATTCATTTGCAAGTGAAAGATAAAGGTTACACAGAACTTGATATTGTAAATGAAAGAAAGAATAGCAGTGATGTCCGAGGCTGCTCAGATGCCTTGAAGCGTCGTGCAGAATGCAAAGAAAATCTAAACACTTCCATGTCACGAATGGTACTTCAGAAATCTGCAAGTGAGAGAGGCTGTAAAGATTACTTCAAACCCAAAGTTAGCAAAGCTTCTAAATCAGTGGATGCCTATGATAGTTACTTGGAAAATAAGAAGCCACCTTTGATGACATCCTTGAGTCTCAGAAAAGAACCCATTTTGGTTGATACTGAAGATGACATTAAAGATGAAATAATTCGTCCTTCGCCATCCCTCCTTGCCATGTCAAGTTCTCCGCATGGATGTTCCGATGAATATTTGCCAGTTTCATCCCATACCAACGGCATATTAAGAACGGGTATTCCATACAGTACTTACTATTCTCCTCAAGAtgatttagatttatatactgacTCTGATTCTAGAAGTATGTTCAAGAGACAAGAACCCACTAAACATGATGTATGGCTGCTAAAGAACGATGCCAACCCGACTTACCATAAACGTACACACCTAGCCAAAGATACCACTTCCCTTAAGTGCCAAAACTGTGGATTATCTTGCGGCACCTCCATTTGCCAAAAGTGCGACAACTTGCTCATCTGCAGGCAGGAATATCCACCAATGAAGCAGAGCAGCTATTCACTCAAAACTCTTGCAAGTGAAGGCATATCTTCTGGGTCGGTGATAAGGGAGAAGCCTCAGTACATGTTGCAGACTCAAGACCGAGTGTCTCAGTACAGTTCAAAATCGAAGCCTTCAGGCTCTTCACGCTGTGGATTTTGCAACAGACCAGGAGCTACAAACACATGCACTTTTTGTTCAAAAGTTTCCTGCGATCCTTGCCTCACTGCTTACTATTATGATCCCTGCTGTCGAAAAAGTGAGCTTCATAGGTTCTTGCCAAACAATCAGTTAAACTATAAATCAAACCAGCTACCACACATGGTTTATAGATAG
- the RNF114 gene encoding E3 ubiquitin-protein ligase RNF114 isoform X1 produces the protein MALAEASSRYAEGATAAAERLDPLSRFTCPVCLEVFESPVRAPCGHVFCTPCIQECLKPKKPVCGVCRSTLSHGSRAFDLEKQIEMTETTCSGCNKKMSLSKLRNHAASCLKYQNYIMEGVKAVTKDPPQDTRSVPNRFTFPCPYCNERNLDQEGLVEHCRKYHSMDAKRVVCPICASMPWGDPNYRSANFMEHLQRRHQFSYDTFVDYNADEDDTVAQVLLRSLRDQ, from the exons ATGGCGCTGGCTGAGGCGAGCTCCCGGTACGCGGAGGGGGCAACGGCCGCCGCTGAGCGGCTGGACCCGCTGTCCCGCTTCACCTGCCCGGTGTGCCTGGAGGTGTTCGAGAGCCCCGTGAGGGCGCCCTGCGGCCATGT CTTTTGCACACCATGCATTCAGGAGTGTCTTAAGCCAAAAAAGCCAGTTTGTGGAGTTTGCCGCAGTACCCTGTCTCACGGCAGCAGAGCTTTCGACTTGGAAAAGCAAATTGAAATGACAGAGACTACTTGCAGTGGCTGCAATAAAAAA ATGTCCCTCTCAAAGCTGCGTAATCATGCAGCTTCTTGTTTGAAGTACCAGAATTATATAATGGAAGGTGTTAAAGCCGTGACAAAAGATCCACCACAGGATACCAG GAGTGTTCCAAATAGGTTCACATTTCCCTGCCCTTACTGCAATGAGAGAAATCTGGACCAGGAAGGGCTGGTAGAACACTGCCGAAAGTATCACAGCATGGATGCAAAGCGAGTG GTTTGCCCGATTTGTGCATCAATGCCATGGGGTGATCCAAACTACAGAAGTGCTAACTTCATGGAACATCTTCAACGACGACACCAATTTTCTTATGATACTTTTGTG GATTATAATGCTGATGAAGATGACACGGTGGCCCAAGTTCTGTTACGTTCCTTGAGGGATCAGTGA
- the RNF114 gene encoding E3 ubiquitin-protein ligase RNF114 isoform X5, with the protein MALAEASSRFCTPCIQECLKPKKPVCGVCRSTLSHGSRAFDLEKQIEMTETTCSGCNKKMSLSKLRNHAASCLKYQNYIMEGVKAVTKDPPQDTRSVPNRFTFPCPYCNERNLDQEGLVEHCRKYHSMDAKRVVCPICASMPWGDPNYRSANFMEHLQRRHQFSYDTFVDYNADEDDTVAQVLLRSLRDQ; encoded by the exons ATGGCGCTGGCTGAGGCGAGCTCCCG CTTTTGCACACCATGCATTCAGGAGTGTCTTAAGCCAAAAAAGCCAGTTTGTGGAGTTTGCCGCAGTACCCTGTCTCACGGCAGCAGAGCTTTCGACTTGGAAAAGCAAATTGAAATGACAGAGACTACTTGCAGTGGCTGCAATAAAAAA ATGTCCCTCTCAAAGCTGCGTAATCATGCAGCTTCTTGTTTGAAGTACCAGAATTATATAATGGAAGGTGTTAAAGCCGTGACAAAAGATCCACCACAGGATACCAG GAGTGTTCCAAATAGGTTCACATTTCCCTGCCCTTACTGCAATGAGAGAAATCTGGACCAGGAAGGGCTGGTAGAACACTGCCGAAAGTATCACAGCATGGATGCAAAGCGAGTG GTTTGCCCGATTTGTGCATCAATGCCATGGGGTGATCCAAACTACAGAAGTGCTAACTTCATGGAACATCTTCAACGACGACACCAATTTTCTTATGATACTTTTGTG GATTATAATGCTGATGAAGATGACACGGTGGCCCAAGTTCTGTTACGTTCCTTGAGGGATCAGTGA
- the RNF114 gene encoding E3 ubiquitin-protein ligase RNF114 isoform X3, whose product MCECGTGRGSRSGDRRAQGWVSFCTPCIQECLKPKKPVCGVCRSTLSHGSRAFDLEKQIEMTETTCSGCNKKMSLSKLRNHAASCLKYQNYIMEGVKAVTKDPPQDTRSVPNRFTFPCPYCNERNLDQEGLVEHCRKYHSMDAKRVVCPICASMPWGDPNYRSANFMEHLQRRHQFSYDTFVDYNADEDDTVAQVLLRSLRDQ is encoded by the exons ATGTGTGAGTGCGGAACAGGCCGCGGGAGCCGGAGCGGAGATAGGAGGGCGCAGGGGTGGGTGAG CTTTTGCACACCATGCATTCAGGAGTGTCTTAAGCCAAAAAAGCCAGTTTGTGGAGTTTGCCGCAGTACCCTGTCTCACGGCAGCAGAGCTTTCGACTTGGAAAAGCAAATTGAAATGACAGAGACTACTTGCAGTGGCTGCAATAAAAAA ATGTCCCTCTCAAAGCTGCGTAATCATGCAGCTTCTTGTTTGAAGTACCAGAATTATATAATGGAAGGTGTTAAAGCCGTGACAAAAGATCCACCACAGGATACCAG GAGTGTTCCAAATAGGTTCACATTTCCCTGCCCTTACTGCAATGAGAGAAATCTGGACCAGGAAGGGCTGGTAGAACACTGCCGAAAGTATCACAGCATGGATGCAAAGCGAGTG GTTTGCCCGATTTGTGCATCAATGCCATGGGGTGATCCAAACTACAGAAGTGCTAACTTCATGGAACATCTTCAACGACGACACCAATTTTCTTATGATACTTTTGTG GATTATAATGCTGATGAAGATGACACGGTGGCCCAAGTTCTGTTACGTTCCTTGAGGGATCAGTGA
- the RNF114 gene encoding E3 ubiquitin-protein ligase RNF114 isoform X4 translates to MCECGTGRGSRSGDRRAQGFCTPCIQECLKPKKPVCGVCRSTLSHGSRAFDLEKQIEMTETTCSGCNKKMSLSKLRNHAASCLKYQNYIMEGVKAVTKDPPQDTRSVPNRFTFPCPYCNERNLDQEGLVEHCRKYHSMDAKRVVCPICASMPWGDPNYRSANFMEHLQRRHQFSYDTFVDYNADEDDTVAQVLLRSLRDQ, encoded by the exons ATGTGTGAGTGCGGAACAGGCCGCGGGAGCCGGAGCGGAGATAGGAGGGCGCAGGG CTTTTGCACACCATGCATTCAGGAGTGTCTTAAGCCAAAAAAGCCAGTTTGTGGAGTTTGCCGCAGTACCCTGTCTCACGGCAGCAGAGCTTTCGACTTGGAAAAGCAAATTGAAATGACAGAGACTACTTGCAGTGGCTGCAATAAAAAA ATGTCCCTCTCAAAGCTGCGTAATCATGCAGCTTCTTGTTTGAAGTACCAGAATTATATAATGGAAGGTGTTAAAGCCGTGACAAAAGATCCACCACAGGATACCAG GAGTGTTCCAAATAGGTTCACATTTCCCTGCCCTTACTGCAATGAGAGAAATCTGGACCAGGAAGGGCTGGTAGAACACTGCCGAAAGTATCACAGCATGGATGCAAAGCGAGTG GTTTGCCCGATTTGTGCATCAATGCCATGGGGTGATCCAAACTACAGAAGTGCTAACTTCATGGAACATCTTCAACGACGACACCAATTTTCTTATGATACTTTTGTG GATTATAATGCTGATGAAGATGACACGGTGGCCCAAGTTCTGTTACGTTCCTTGAGGGATCAGTGA
- the RNF114 gene encoding E3 ubiquitin-protein ligase RNF114 isoform X6: MRFCTPCIQECLKPKKPVCGVCRSTLSHGSRAFDLEKQIEMTETTCSGCNKKMSLSKLRNHAASCLKYQNYIMEGVKAVTKDPPQDTRSVPNRFTFPCPYCNERNLDQEGLVEHCRKYHSMDAKRVVCPICASMPWGDPNYRSANFMEHLQRRHQFSYDTFVDYNADEDDTVAQVLLRSLRDQ; the protein is encoded by the exons ATGCG CTTTTGCACACCATGCATTCAGGAGTGTCTTAAGCCAAAAAAGCCAGTTTGTGGAGTTTGCCGCAGTACCCTGTCTCACGGCAGCAGAGCTTTCGACTTGGAAAAGCAAATTGAAATGACAGAGACTACTTGCAGTGGCTGCAATAAAAAA ATGTCCCTCTCAAAGCTGCGTAATCATGCAGCTTCTTGTTTGAAGTACCAGAATTATATAATGGAAGGTGTTAAAGCCGTGACAAAAGATCCACCACAGGATACCAG GAGTGTTCCAAATAGGTTCACATTTCCCTGCCCTTACTGCAATGAGAGAAATCTGGACCAGGAAGGGCTGGTAGAACACTGCCGAAAGTATCACAGCATGGATGCAAAGCGAGTG GTTTGCCCGATTTGTGCATCAATGCCATGGGGTGATCCAAACTACAGAAGTGCTAACTTCATGGAACATCTTCAACGACGACACCAATTTTCTTATGATACTTTTGTG GATTATAATGCTGATGAAGATGACACGGTGGCCCAAGTTCTGTTACGTTCCTTGAGGGATCAGTGA
- the RNF114 gene encoding E3 ubiquitin-protein ligase RNF114 isoform X2, whose amino-acid sequence MGVLALKTFRELFQRAYIIFPALKMATCSQQCYLLPSINSFCTPCIQECLKPKKPVCGVCRSTLSHGSRAFDLEKQIEMTETTCSGCNKKMSLSKLRNHAASCLKYQNYIMEGVKAVTKDPPQDTRSVPNRFTFPCPYCNERNLDQEGLVEHCRKYHSMDAKRVVCPICASMPWGDPNYRSANFMEHLQRRHQFSYDTFVDYNADEDDTVAQVLLRSLRDQ is encoded by the exons ATGGGGGTGCTAGCACTTAAAACTTTCAGAGAGCTTTTTCAGAGAGCATATATAATTTTTCCAGCCCTGAAAATGGCCACATGCTCCCAGCAGTGTTACCTTTTGCCATCTATTAACAG CTTTTGCACACCATGCATTCAGGAGTGTCTTAAGCCAAAAAAGCCAGTTTGTGGAGTTTGCCGCAGTACCCTGTCTCACGGCAGCAGAGCTTTCGACTTGGAAAAGCAAATTGAAATGACAGAGACTACTTGCAGTGGCTGCAATAAAAAA ATGTCCCTCTCAAAGCTGCGTAATCATGCAGCTTCTTGTTTGAAGTACCAGAATTATATAATGGAAGGTGTTAAAGCCGTGACAAAAGATCCACCACAGGATACCAG GAGTGTTCCAAATAGGTTCACATTTCCCTGCCCTTACTGCAATGAGAGAAATCTGGACCAGGAAGGGCTGGTAGAACACTGCCGAAAGTATCACAGCATGGATGCAAAGCGAGTG GTTTGCCCGATTTGTGCATCAATGCCATGGGGTGATCCAAACTACAGAAGTGCTAACTTCATGGAACATCTTCAACGACGACACCAATTTTCTTATGATACTTTTGTG GATTATAATGCTGATGAAGATGACACGGTGGCCCAAGTTCTGTTACGTTCCTTGAGGGATCAGTGA